The following proteins are encoded in a genomic region of Deinococcus betulae:
- a CDS encoding ABC transporter permease, with translation MLTYALRRLLGMVPTLLLISAVCFVVIQLQPGSFLDQFKEDPRVTPESLQAMTRQLGLDQPLWAQYLHWVRGIVTEGDFGYSFANGRPVGSLIWERLGWTVFLAVLTLVVSWVVAVPLGIYTAIHRHRRRSTLLNLLGYISLATPDFLVALLLIALVLRTGGTNVGGLFSPDYIDALWSGARVLDLLSHLWIPMIAIGLEGVAGLMRQMRASLLDVLHQDYVRTAQAKGLAGRRVLWGHAVRNAVNPLISLAGLSLPSLISGTIIASIVLNLPTIGPFLYDSLLNKDQFVAMTLLMFSALLLLLGNLLSDLALAWADPRVRFE, from the coding sequence ATGCTGACCTACGCCCTGCGCCGCCTGCTCGGCATGGTTCCTACGCTGCTGCTCATCAGCGCCGTGTGTTTTGTGGTGATTCAGTTGCAGCCGGGCAGCTTTCTGGACCAGTTCAAGGAAGACCCGCGCGTCACCCCCGAATCCTTGCAGGCCATGACCCGGCAGCTGGGCCTGGATCAGCCGCTGTGGGCGCAGTATCTGCACTGGGTGCGCGGCATCGTCACCGAAGGCGATTTTGGGTACTCGTTTGCCAACGGCCGGCCAGTGGGCAGTCTCATCTGGGAGCGGCTGGGCTGGACGGTGTTTCTGGCGGTCCTGACGCTGGTGGTGTCGTGGGTGGTCGCAGTGCCGCTGGGCATCTACACGGCCATTCACCGCCACCGCCGGCGCTCCACGCTGCTGAATCTCCTGGGGTATATCAGCCTGGCCACACCGGATTTTCTGGTGGCGCTGCTGCTGATTGCCCTGGTCCTGAGGACGGGCGGGACCAATGTGGGCGGCCTCTTCAGCCCGGACTACATTGACGCTCTCTGGAGCGGCGCGCGGGTGCTGGACCTGCTGTCGCACCTGTGGATTCCGATGATTGCCATTGGGCTGGAGGGTGTGGCGGGCCTGATGCGCCAGATGCGGGCCTCGCTGCTGGACGTGCTGCACCAGGACTACGTCCGCACGGCGCAGGCCAAGGGGCTGGCCGGGCGGCGGGTGCTGTGGGGCCACGCGGTGCGCAACGCAGTCAACCCACTGATTAGCCTGGCGGGCCTGAGCCTGCCCAGCCTGATTTCGGGCACCATCATCGCCAGCATCGTGCTGAACCTGCCCACCATCGGCCCCTTTCTGTACGACAGCCTGCTGAACAAGGACCAGTTCGTGGCCATGACCCTGCTGATGTTCAGCGCGCTGCTGCTGCTGCTGGGCAACCTGCTCTCCGACCTGGCGCTGGCCTGGGCCGACCCCCGCGTGAGGTTCGAGTGA
- a CDS encoding ABC transporter permease — protein sequence MTAQPSPTAPPAPARRQTPLALALRRFRRSRAGVLSAWVLGALYLVALLAGFLAPYSITAQHEEAPYQRPQAVHLVHEGRVTRPFVYGFKKTRDPVTFASTFSEDRTRPLPILFFVRGDDPAEFGYSFLGVFRSQWHLFGVKDGTYFPLGSDKFGRDLFSRMLVGSQVSLTVGLIGILISFAIGIVLGGVSGYYGGWVDGLIQRLVEVLLSFPRLPILLALSTIIPARWPSTWVYLGIVAVLALIGWAGLARVVRGQVLGARGVDYVQAARALGSSDLRVILRHIMPNLSSFLIVTATLALPGYILGESALSFLGLGIKEPMTSWGLLLKDAQNFETLSLYPWLLLPGVLIVVSVLAFNFLGDALRDAADTQSR from the coding sequence ATGACCGCCCAGCCCTCCCCCACGGCGCCGCCGGCCCCGGCACGCCGTCAGACCCCTCTGGCGCTGGCCCTGCGCCGCTTTCGCCGCAGCCGCGCCGGTGTCCTGAGCGCCTGGGTGCTGGGCGCGCTGTATCTGGTGGCGCTGCTGGCGGGGTTTCTGGCGCCGTATTCCATCACGGCGCAGCACGAGGAGGCGCCCTATCAGCGGCCCCAGGCGGTGCATCTCGTCCACGAGGGCAGAGTCACGCGCCCCTTCGTCTACGGCTTCAAGAAAACCCGCGACCCCGTGACCTTTGCCAGCACCTTCAGCGAGGACCGCACCCGGCCTCTACCCATTCTGTTCTTCGTGCGCGGCGACGACCCGGCCGAGTTCGGGTATTCATTCCTGGGCGTCTTTCGCAGCCAGTGGCACCTGTTCGGCGTCAAGGACGGCACCTACTTTCCGCTGGGCAGCGATAAGTTCGGCCGCGACCTGTTCTCGCGGATGCTGGTGGGGTCGCAGGTGTCGCTGACCGTGGGCCTCATCGGCATTCTGATCTCGTTTGCCATCGGCATCGTCCTGGGCGGCGTCAGTGGCTATTACGGCGGCTGGGTGGACGGCCTGATTCAGCGGCTGGTGGAGGTGCTGCTGTCGTTTCCCCGCTTACCGATTCTGCTGGCGCTGTCCACCATCATTCCGGCCCGGTGGCCCTCCACCTGGGTTTACCTGGGCATCGTGGCGGTGCTGGCCCTGATTGGCTGGGCGGGACTGGCGCGCGTGGTGCGCGGGCAGGTGCTTGGGGCGCGCGGGGTGGACTATGTGCAGGCAGCCCGCGCTCTGGGCTCCAGCGACCTGCGCGTGATTCTGCGCCACATCATGCCCAACCTGTCCTCTTTCCTGATTGTCACGGCCACGCTGGCCCTGCCCGGCTACATCCTGGGCGAAAGCGCCCTGAGTTTTCTGGGCCTGGGCATCAAGGAACCCATGACCAGCTGGGGCCTGCTGCTCAAGGACGCACAGAACTTCGAAACCCTCAGCCTGTACCCGTGGCTGCTGCTGCCGGGCGTGCTGATTGTGGTGTCGGTGCTGGCGTTCAACTTCTTGGGCGACGCCCTGCGCGACGCCGCTGATACCCAGAGCCGCTGA